The Polycladomyces zharkentensis DNA window TTTTCCCGCCACTTGAAAGGCCCGCAGCAACCGAAGGGAGTCAGAGTGCCTCCGGTGATCCCGCGTGTGGATTGTCAAGACGCCAACTGTTTAATTACCTCTGAACGAAGCTCTTCGATATCAAACGGCTTGGTAAAATGGGCAAGCGCCCCCAGTTTGGATGCTTCTGCAACCATATCCAGCTCGCCGTATGCCGTCATCATGATCACTTTGGCCGTGGGATGGATCGGGCGCAGCTGACGCAAGAGTTCGATACCGTCCATACCCGGCATTTTCATGTCCAACAAAATCAGATCCGGACGCTCGCTCTGAATGATCTCCAAAGCCGCTTTGCCATCGGCGGCTTGATAGATGGAAAAACCGTCCCGTGAAAACACTTCTTTCAACAGCACCCGTATGCCGTATTGGTCATCTACCACCAATACCTTTTTATTCGGATTGGACAACTACCGTCCCTCCTTTACCTTCTCCATGCTCAGGGGCCGCCAACATTCCGCTTCCATCAGAGTTGATCCTCAGTGTCGGCACCCTCGTGTTGCCGTCGGCCTGGTTTGCCATGACTCCCTT harbors:
- a CDS encoding response regulator translates to MSNPNKKVLVVDDQYGIRVLLKEVFSRDGFSIYQAADGKAALEIIQSERPDLILLDMKMPGMDGIELLRQLRPIHPTAKVIMMTAYGELDMVAEASKLGALAHFTKPFDIEELRSEVIKQLAS